One Aspergillus oryzae RIB40 DNA, chromosome 2 genomic window carries:
- a CDS encoding magnesium transporter CorA family protein (Mg2+ and Co2+ transporters): MGLVADIHLDGAPGERPDVSPCIEDLPVPGPDANGLDEVDEFKDRKMSFYDDRGAAPATQFSFFTSQLDSVIHSSTIQSLRSFYKPFDTLLDTTEHSGLWWLDVTAPSDDDIETLSRIFDIHPLTTEDIKMRESREKIELFDRYYFLSLQPARQVEAVDGTRSSSPNVYAIVFREGVLSFNFGNSPHGGHVRNRIKEHRSHLALTSDWISYALIDDIVDGFAPFINRVQAGVELIEDDVSITRPDDIGLALQRIHRYRKEVLQIRQLMNDKTDVIRCFDRHCGSFGPSTMDVTLYLGDICDHVLSMVADLYNAEQMLSRAQEKYLSQLAFDSTRMRNEIAATLSRMTVVGGILVPMQFLIGLFGMNVTVPGQTPEDVDSPPVNWWYGILGVILGLICLGLVTAKRLRFI; encoded by the exons ATGGGTCTGGTGGCAGACATCCACCTGGACGGCGCTCCTGGCGAGCGCCCAGATGTCAGCCCATGTATAGAAGACCTTCCAGTCCCGGGTCCCGACGCCAACGGACTGGATGAAGTTGATGAATTCAAAGACCGAAAGATGTCTTTCTACGATGATAGAGGCGCCGCGCCTGCGACACAGTTCAGCTTCTTTACATCGCAGCTGGATTCTGTCATCCATTCGTCCACCATCCAGTCCTTGCGGTCGTTCTATAAGCCCTTTGACACGCTGCTGGACACCACAGAACATTCTGGGCTATGGTGGCTCGATGTAACCGCTCCCTCGGATGATGACATCGAGACACTCTCGCGGATCTTCGACATCCATCCGCTGACTACCGAGGATATCAAAATGCGAGAGTCGCGAGAGAAGATCGAATTGTTCGACCGGTattactttctttccctgcaGCCGGCCCGGCAAGTCGAGGCGGTTGATGGCACTCGTTCCTCGTCTCCGAACGTGTACGCTATCGTCTTCCGTGAGGGTGTTCTCAGCTTCAATTTCGGCAACAGTCCCCATGGCGGTCATGTCCGAAATCGGATCAAGGAGCACCGGAGCCATCTAGCACTGACCAGTGACTGGATCTCTTACGCCCTCAT CGATGACATCGTCGACGGCTTCGCACCTTTTATCAATCGCGTCCAAGCCGGCGTTGAACTGATCGAAGACGATGTATCCATAACCCGACCGGACGATATCGGTCTAGCGCTCCAACGCATCCACCGCTATCGCAAAGAGGTCTTGCAAATCCGCCAACTGATGAACGACAAGACCGACGTCATCCGCTGCTTCGATCGCCACTGCGGCTCGTTTGGTCCCTCGACAATGGATGTCACTCTGTATCTCGGCGACATTTGTGACCACGTGCTTTCCATGGTGGCCGATCTGTACAATGCGGAGCAGATGTTGTCGCGAGCACAGGAGAAATATCTGAGTCAGCTGGCGTTCGATTCGACGCGTATGCGAAATGAAATTGCGGCAACTCTTAGCCGGATGACGGTCGTTGGTGGGATTCTTGTGCCAATGCAGTTTCTCATCGGTCTCTTTGGTATGAATGTCACAGTTCCTGGCCAGACTCCGGAGGATGTGGACTCTCCACCAGTTAATTGGTGGTATGGTATCCTGGGTGTGATTTTGGGTTTGATTTGTCTGGGCTTGGTTACTGCGAAACGGCTTCGATTTATTTGA
- a CDS encoding inorganic phosphate transporter (Na+/Pi symporter), with protein sequence MPLHQYDYIFAIGTIFAFLDAWNIGANDAANSWATSVSSRSIKLWQALILGSIMEFAGAVGVGDSVSDTIRTKIVEVDSFAHNPPLLMLGMCCAVVGSAIYLSICTRIGLPVSTTHSILGGILGMGIALIGADNVIWWGGDINSGVVQVFLAWIIAPLLSGVAASLIFLITKYGILLRGNSALKALYTVPFYFLLTSALLTMLIVWKGGSSRIDLEGGEIAGTVLGVGAGVSLISAVFLCPWLYRRVILSDWQLKPWHIIQGPLLLRRGEVPPRPAHVQAVRNFYEGHKTLEELQADRSGDVENSSEHSSSDPRKESHVTSSSSNDAGPTNRDVINLCGPRPEGIWYNPVVIFWLFKKALFRGLEQDIVSAQKKDSKLAGDLEKTHAHSTHYDNEAEYMFSFLQILTACTAAFTHGANDVSNAVGPYATIYAIWQSGALDGAETPVPIWILVFGGAAIAIGIWTYGYHIMSFLGNRLTLHSPSRGFTMELGAAIAVIIATRLKLPVSTTQCITGSTVGVGLCNGTWRTINWRMVAWIYMGWIITLPCAGIISGCLVGIIVNAPRWGMPN encoded by the exons ATGCCTCTTCATCAATACGATTACATTTTCGCCATCGGGACAATATTCGCCTTTCTAGATGCCTGGAATATCGGTGCCAATGATGCCGCTAACTCTTGGGCGACGTCTGTTTCGTCGCGTTCGATCAAACTCTGGCAGGCCTTGATCCTGGGATCTATCATGGAGTTTGCTGGAGC TGTCGGTGTAGGAGACAGTGTTTCTGATACGATCCGGACAAAAATCGTCGAGGTCGATTCGTTTGCCCACAATCCTCCCCTCCTGATGCTCGGAATGTGCTGTGCAGTGGTTGGTTCAGCTATATACCTCAGTATCTGCACGAGAATTGGTCTTCCGGTGTCTACCACTCACTCCATCCTCGGAGGTATCCTGGGAATGGGCATCGCACTTATAGGAGCCGACAATGTTATTTGGTGGGGTGGTGATATCAATTCTGGAGTTGTCCAGGTGTTCCTCGCCTGGATTATCGCACCTCTGTTGTCCGGTGTGGCTGCttcgttgatcttcttgatcactAAGTATGGTATCCTGCTGCGCGGGAACTCTGCACTCAAGGCGTTGTATACTGTTCCATTCTACTTCCTCTTGACCTCCGCCCTCCTTACTA TGCTTATCGTCTGGAAGGGTGGTAGCAGCAGAATCGACCTGGAGGGTGGTGAGATTGCTGGCACTGtgcttggtgttggtgctggtgtCTCTCTCATCTCTgctgttttcctttgcccctGGCTCTACCGTCGGGTCATCCTGAGCGACTGGCAGCTCAAGCCCTGGCATATCATCCAAggccctcttctcctgcgCCGTGGTGAAGTGCCTCCGCGCCCTGCGCATGTGCAAGCCGTCCGCAACTTCTACGAAGGCCACAAGACCCTGGAGGAACTGCAAGCCGATCGATCTGGCGATGTCGAAAACAGCAGTGAACATTCGTCCTCCGATCCACGGAAAGAGTCCCACGTTACTTCGAGCTCCAGCAATGATGCAGGTCCTACGAATCGTGATGTTATCAACCTCTGCGGTCCCCGGCCTGAGGGAATCTGGTATAACCCTGTAGTTATATTCTGGCTGTTCAAGAAGGCCCTCTTCCGTGGTCTGGAGCAGGACATTGTTAGCGCTCAGAAAAAGGACAGCAAGCTTGCGGGTGACCTTGAAAAGACCCACGCACACTCCACTCACTATGATAACGAAGCAGAGTACATGTTTTCGTTTCTGCAGATTCTGACGGCCTGTACCGCTGCCTTCACCCATGGTGCCAATGATGTTTCTAA TGCTGTTGGCCCATATGCCACCATTTATGCTATTTGGCAAAGTGGTGCTCTCGACGGCGCTGAGACCCCTGTCCCCATCTGGATTCT TGTATTCGGTGGTGCTGCTATCGCCATCGGTATCTGGACCTATGGCTATCATATCATGAGCTTCCTGGGTAACCGTCTGACCCTGCACTCTCCCTCCCGTGGGTTCACTATGGAGCTTGGCGCGGCCATCGCTGTGATTATCGCTACCCGGCTTA AGCTTCCCGTCTCCACCACCCAGTGTATCACCGGCTCTACAGTTGGTGTTGGTCTTTGCAACGGTACCTGGAGAACGATCAACTGGAGAATGGTTGCATGGATCTACATGGGCTGGATTATCACCCTCCCTTGCGCTGGCATCATCTCCGGCTGTTTGGTCGGCATTATCGTAAATGCGCCTCGCTGGGGTATGCCTAATTAG
- a CDS encoding uncharacterized protein (predicted protein): protein MQSDEWQSAWPPLVQDAGLIIHYANIPLTGPTEPDQAITERTPLILDEKNGIFLNGVGDDGYEDFYISKIGNNFSFGKTNFAFCKTGRRPYDLVVCTILLRAYVLAPSTFELSSDGDWGNDWVEARDLYHCIWPEENIPCPWEKE from the coding sequence ATGCAGAGCGATGAATGGCAATCCGCATGGCCTCCTCTCGTTCAGGACGCAGGCCTGATCATCCACTACGCGAATATCCCGCTCACAGGCCCTACAGAACCGGATCAGGCTATAACTGAAAGAACTCCTCTCATTCTGGACGAGAAAAACGGAATCTTTCTAAATGGAGTCGGGGATGATGGATACGAGGATTTCTATATCAGCAAAATAGGGAACAATTTTTCGTTTGGCAAGACCAACTTTGCGTTTTGCAAGACCGGCAGAAGGCCGTATGATTTAGTCGTTTGCACGATCTTGCTAAGGGCATATGTACTGGCACCGAGTACTTTTGAGCTGAGCTCGGATGGTGATTGGGGTAATGATTGGGTGGAGGCTAGGGATCTTTATCATTGTATTTGGCCGGAGGAAAACATTCCGTGTCCGTGGGAGAAGGAGTGA
- a CDS encoding uncharacterized protein (predicted protein): MLLGTLLSLAAVVAGAAIPNGQTLSLNEIPYYVSGIPVSTLQGYNASAYAALTEGIDLVPLTVIPVTPTTNLESLLSDYVERDDVFQPAFLRAVYLTASSADDIASQVSNSASILKSSGTDMLLVDSEVHTASSNSTIAAQLTKELPSGPYFVSLYTGEVFKAYRLYPDDNLAFIQAGISDEKGGVLPLPAVTENAMTKDVAVPSRLYYTPTAEKPLAGLRLGVKDIYHVKGLKTSGGSRSYYYLYGTQNVTAPSVQRLLDLGAVFVGKTGTVQFANGDRPTADWVDFHCPFNPRGEGYQAPSGSSSGSGAAIAAYDWLDLAVGSDTGGSMRSPAAVQGIYGNRPSTGAISLDHVLPLSPALDTAGVFARSASLWSRTVQAWYPHFRHNFTSFPRQLLLAGGGWDGKGISPEAHQSLTTFTRGLEAFLGTNHTNVDVSQRWLDTQSPTTPSLEEMLNLTYATLTSVDQFNHLAVPLFANYKAVHRGRQPFINPGPLARWQWGQANGGNTSYEVALRNMTTFRSWWEKSGYGQSDDASCSKSLFVSVYSVGTTDYRNQYYDAPTTPPLGFSIGRIAVLGGAPEVVVPVGESPYNSTISLQTEYLPVSVALQMARGCDHVLASLVAGLEKKGVLRPVSTGSRLYS, from the coding sequence ATGTTGCTTGGTACACTCCTCTCGCTGGCGGCCGTCGTTGCCGGCGCTGCCATCCCCAACGGCCAGACGCTTTCTCTCAATGAAATTCCTTACTATGTGAGCGGCATTCCTGTGTCCACTTTGCAAGGGTACAACGCCTCTGCATACGCCGCTTTGACAGAGGGAATAGATTTGGTGCCATTAACCGTCATTCCTGTAACTCCTACCACGAACTTGGAGTCGCTGCTATCGGACTATGTTGAACGCGATGATGTCTTCCAGCCTGCTTTTCTGCGTGCAGTCTATCTCACAGCTTCCAGTGCTGATGACATTGCCTCCCAAGTGAGCAATTCTGCGTCAATTCTCAAGTCTTCGGGCACCGACATGCTGCTGGTTGATTCGGAAGTACACACCGCTTCGTCAAATTCCACAATCGCAGCCCAGTTGACCAAAGAGCTGCCGAGTGGGCCTTATTTTGTCTCCTTGTATACTGGAGAGGTGTTTAAAGCGTACCGGTTGTACCCTGACGACAACCTAGCTTTCATTCAAGCAGGAATCAGTGACGAGAAGGGAGGCGTCCTGCCCCTACCAGCCGTGACAGAAAACGCGATGACCAAAGACGTTGCCGTGCCTTCACGTCTCTATTATACACCGACCGCAGAAAAACCATTGGCCGGTCTGAGATTGGGtgtcaaggatatctacCATGTTAAAGGTCTCAAGACGAGTGGCGGCAGTCGCtcctattattatttatacGGAACTCAAAATGTCACTGCCCCATCTGTTCAGAGGCTCTTGGACTTAGGCGCGGTCTTCGTCGGCAAAACTGGGACCGTTCAGTTTGCTAACGGTGATCGGCCTACTGCCGACTGGGTGGATTTCCACTGTCCGTTCAACCCACgcggagaaggatatcaGGCACCTAGCGGTTCCTCCTCCGGCTCAGGTGCGGCTATTGCAGCCTACGACTGGTTGGACCTTGCTGTTGGTAGTGACACTGGCGGTTCGATGCGGTCCCCAGCTGCAGTTCAAGGAATCTATGGCAACAGGCCATCCACTGGCGCTATCTCTCTAGATCATGTCTTGCCTCTCTCACCGGCTCTGGATACAGCAGGTGTTTTTGCCCGAAGTGCCTCGCTATGGTCCCGTACTGTGCAAGCTTGGTATCCTCATTTTCGGCACAATTTTACGTCCTTCCCTCGGCAGCTGCTCCTAGCTGGcggtggatgggatggtAAAGGCATCAGTCCCGAGGCCCATCAGAGTCTTACAACATTCACACGTGGGCTCGAGGCATTCCTCGGAACGAACCATACCAATGTCGACGTGTCGCAGCGATGGCTTGACACACAATCTCCCACCACACCAAgcctggaggagatgcttAACCTAACCTATGCCACACTTACTTCTGTGGATCAGTTCAACCACCTAGCCGTCCCTCTCTTTGCTAACTATAAAGCAGTCCACCGCGGTCGTCAGCCTTTCATTAACCCTGGCCCATTAGCGCGTTGGCAGTGGGGCCAGGCCAATGGCGGAAACACCTCGTACGAGGTGGCTCTGCGCAACATGACTACTTTCCGGAGCTGGTGGGAGAAGTCCGGATATGGTCAGTCCGATGATGCCTCCTGCTCCAAGTCGCTCTTTGTTAGTGTGTACTCGGTCGGCACAACTGACTACCGTAACCAATACTACGATGCGCCCACCACACCACCACTGGGATTCTCGATCGGACGCATCGCGGTATTAGGTGGCGCACCTGAGgttgttgttcctgttgGAGAGTCTCCATACAACAGTACTATCTCGTTGCAGACCGAGTATTTGCCGGTCAGTGTTGCGCTGCAAATGGCGCGAGGATGTGACCATGTTCTGGCTTCCTTGGTCGCTGGcctcgagaagaagggggtCCTCCGACCTGTTAGTACCGGCTCTCGGCTGTATTCCTAA
- a CDS encoding zinc-dependent alcohol dehydrogenase (alcohol dehydrogenase, class V), which produces MSAEVSSHDYQIPSHCKAGVVVNEGPNFEVKVEMVPVPEPGPDDILIRLNITGICSSDLHMMQGDLGTPPMSTFGVRSPGHEGAGVVVKVGANVKNFKLGDRAGIKPLLDTCGTCDLCWGDKETYCPTAIHAGLMAPGTYQQYIVSPARYASPIPDGIPDEIAAPIMCSASTIYRSLTESGLNPGNWAVFPGGGGGVGIQGVQLAKAMGMRPVVVDAGESKRALALEMGAEVFVDFIETSDPAAAVIKATDGVGAHGVFVTAPAAYRTALSYVGNRIGAVVMCIGLGPTGAMTIGGDPNAFIFKNLTVKGTLVGSRKDTAAALDFARRGKLQQICEVYPIDRLPEAVEKLRKGQATGRMAVDFNK; this is translated from the exons ATGTCTGCCGAAGTATCGTCTCACGATTACCAAATTCCCTCCCACTGTAAGGCAGGCGTGGTCGTCAATGAAGGTCCGAACTTCGAGGTCAAGGTCGAGATGGTGCCGGTCCCGGAGCCAG GTCCCGATGACATTCTAATCCGGTTGAACATCACCGGTATCTGCTCCTCAGACCTCCATATGATGCAAGGCGACTTGGGAACCCCACCGATGTCAACATTTGGCGTTCGCTCTCCGGGTCACGAAGGTGCCGGGGTTGTGGTGAAAGTCGGCGCAAATGTGAAGAACTTCAAACTAGGCGATCGGGCGGGCATCAAACCACTCCTCGATACGTGCGGCACGTGCGATTTGTGCTGGGGAGATAAGGAGACGTATTGCCCCACCGCTATCCACGCTGGCTTGATGGCACCTG GGACCTATCAACAATATATTGTCTCTCCCGCCCGATATGCATCACCCATCCCTGACGGCATTCCTGATGAGATTGCAGCCCCTATTATGTGCAGCGCATCCACTATCTATCGCTCTCTAACAGAATCCGGGCTGAACCCGGGAAACTGGGCAGTCTTTcctggcggtggtggtggggtgGGTATTCAGGGCGTGCAGCTCGCTAAGGCAATGGGTATGCGTCCAGTTGTGGTGGACGCAGGCGAGTCAAAGAGAGCATTGGCTTTGGAGATGGGCGCAGAAGTCTTCGTGGATTTCATCGAAACGTCCGATCCTGCCGCAGCTGTGATTAAGGCAACAGATGGTGTAGGGGCGCATGGAGTATTCGTCACAGCTCCTGCGGCCTATCGAACGGCGTTATCATACGTCGGTAATCGCATTGGAGCGGTTGTCATGTGTATCGGATTAGGTCCCACTGGCGCAATGACTATCGGGGGAGATCCCAATGCTTTTATCTTCAAGAACCTGACGGTCAAGGGGACCTTGGTGGGTAGTCGGAAGGATACAGCGGCGGCATTGGACTTTGCTCGGCGGGGGAAGCTCCAACAAATTTGCGAAGTTTATCCAATTGACCGATTGCCTGAAGCAGTAGAGAAACTGCGAAAAGGACAGGCCACGGGACGAATGGCGGTTGACTTCAACAAGTAA
- a CDS encoding glycoside hydrolase family 76 protein (predicted protein), which translates to MRTPWCAVLALLAGVQAIDIDVDNPESVKRASYAVANNMLSHYTGMNPGDTPGVLPPPYYWWEAGAMFNALIDYWFYTGDDRWNDIIMQAMTWQAGDDGTFMPPNQTHAEGNDDQAFWAFAAMSAAERNFPNPPDGQPGWLAMAQAVFNTQAPRWNTETCGGGLRWQIFSFNNGYHYKNTIANGCFFNLAARLARYTGNQTYADWAVRVWDWTESVGFITEDYLFLDGADELKNCSEFNYLQWTYNSGVYLFGAASMYNLTDGDPVWKERTQRILDATKVYFQNDVLYERACEPINTCGVDQRSFKGYLARWMAASAQVAPFILDQVMPKLRTSASAAARTCTGGSDHSTCGMKWTSGQWDQSDDVGVQMSVLEVMQATLVGGVAPPVTEDNGGTSKGDPSAGTESGGPRPHSRRTDTSTANRAGAGILTILMAMLIFYTVWWGINE; encoded by the exons ATGCGAACACCATGGTGCGCCGTCCTGGCACTGCTTGCCGGCGTCCAGGCCATTGATATAGACGTTGACAATCCCG AATCGGTGAAAAGAGCCAGCTATGCGGTCGCTAATAACATGCTTTCTCACTATACTGGCATGAATCCAG GCGATACACCCGGCGTCTTACCTCCTCCTTATTATTGGTGGGAGGCTGGTGCCATGTTCAATGCTCTGATTGATTACTGGTTTTACACGGGCGACGACAGGTGGAACGACATAATCATGCAGGCCATGACCTGGCAAGCCGGCGACGATGGTACGTTTATGCCTCCCAATCAGACACACGCCGAGGGCAATGACGACCAAGCCTTCTGGGCCTTTGCTGCCATGTCGGCCGCGGAGCGAAACTTTCCCAATCCACCGGATGGGCAGCCAGGGTGGTTGGCCATGGCCCAGGCAGTGTTCAACACCCAGGCTCCGCGATGGAACACTGAGACCTGCGGCGGGGGTTTAAGGTGGCaaatattcagcttcaaTAACGGATATCATTACAAGAACACCATTGCCAACGGCTGCTTTTTCAATTTGGCCGCGCGCTTGGCAAGGTACACGGGGAATCAAACATACGCCGACTGGGCCGTTCGAGTATGGGACTGGACGGAGTCGGTGGGCTTCATAACCGAAGATTATCTGTTCTTGGATGGAGCGGACGAACTGAAAAACTGTTCCGAGTTCAACTACCTTCAGTGGACGTACAACTCCGGGGTGTATCTATTCGGTGCTGCGAGCATGTATAACCTG ACTGATGGCGATCCTGTCTGGAAAGAACGAACACAACGCATCCTTGACGCCACGAAGGTTTACTTCCAGAACGACGTGTTGTACGAGCGAGCTTGTGAGCCGATAAATACATGTGGGGTTGATCAACGGTCGTTCAAGGGGTACCTGGCGAGGTGGATGGCAGCATCCGCTCAAGTCGCTCCGTTTATCTTGGACCAAGTGATGCCCAAGCTACGCACTTCAGCTAGTGCGGCCGCTCGAACGTGCACCGGGGGGTCCGATCACTCCACGTGCGGTATGAAATGGACTTCAGGGCAGTGGGATCAGAGTGACGACGTGGGCGTCCAGATGTCCGTATTGGAGGTGATGCAAGCAACCCTCGTAGGGGGCGTGGCTCCCCCTGTAACAGAGGACAACGGGGGTACCAGTAAGGGGGATCCTAGTGCCGGAACCGAATCAGGAGGCCCGCGACCCCATAGCCGGCGAACGGATACCAGCACGGCCAATCGGGCTGGGGCGGGTATTCTGACGATACTGATGGCGATGCTGATCTTCTATACGGTTTGGTGGGGAATAAATGAGTAG
- a CDS encoding GMC family oxidoreductase (choline dehydrogenase and related flavoproteins), which translates to MAITEQPYDYIIVGAGVGGLVLASRLSEDANTTVLLVEAGPNHMGDPRVETPGLLGAMMENPDFDWDYLTEPQVYANNRQLGQPRGRMVGGSSALNFSLVMYPSRANFEAWESLGNDGWGPDAMAPYLRKFHTYTPPSETTSALLSVDKYMNAENQGDQGPLPISHLDIYTPWNRAWDDTFARLGWNNHADPIAGRKVGSFTPPLSVDGKTGQRGYAGAYYTQDVAERKNLHLLTETMVERVILKKADSRVTATGIQIRTKNGQQLEVSATREVIVSAGSLNSPQLLELSGIGAADLLQKHNIPVVLDLPAVGENLQDHCMSTVNFEVADPQTSADIARDPKVVQSLVELYEKTRTGPMTGIPVSVAYLPLVDHNGQVQREQIDDLLAQYLDSPQVKQISLGRQQQYKILRQMLRDDQTGSADYMFLVAQFNAKEGVNTMSYALSKDLPENYINILVLHNHPFSRGSIHIQSANAGDKPIYDPKYLSHPLDLEILARHTQFLDKIASTEPFSSLLKPGARVPKAAVDLADLDTAKEVVKDRLFHCCHPVGTCAMMPAELGGVVDTQLKVHGTHNLRVVDASIFPLELSGTIQATTYAVAERAADIIRATAHC; encoded by the exons ATGGCCATCACCGAACAACCATACGACTATATCATCGTCGGCGCAGGAGTCGGTGGTCTAGTCCTAGCCTCCCGTCTCAGCGAAGATGCCAACACCActgttctccttgtcgagGCAGGGCCTAACCATATGGGAGACCCGCGCGTCGAAACCCCGGGCTTGCTAGGCGCCATGATGGAAAATCCGGATTTCGACTGGGACTACTTGACGGAACCACAG GTTTATGCCAACAATCGTCAACTCGGCCAGCCACGAGGCCGGATGGTTGGTGGTTCTTCTGCATTGAATTTCTCTCTGGTTATGTACCCATCACGCGCGAATTTCGAGGCGTGGGAATCCTTGGGCAACGATGGGTGGGGCCCTGATGCCATGGCTCCGTATCTGCGTAAATTCCATACATACACCCCCCCGAGCGAGACCACTAGTGCCTTGCTTTCTGTGGACAAGTACATGAATGCAGAGAACCAGGGCGATCAAGGCCCTCTCCCCATCTCTCATTTGGACATCTATACCCCGTGGAATCGGGCCTGGGATGACACATTTGCGCGCTTGGGTTGGAACAATCACGCAGACCCCATTGCAGGGCGCAAAGTGGGATCTTTCACGCCGCCACTGTCCGTTGACGGGAAGACAGGACAAAGGGGATATGCTGGCGCTTACTACACCCAAGATGTCGCAGAGCGCAAAAACCTGCATCTGCTGACTGAGACAATGGTTGAACGAGTGATTTTGAAGAAAGCCGATAGCCGTGTGACTGCGACGGGGATTCAGATTCGGACCAAAAACGGTCAACAACTAGAAGTGTCTGCCACGCGTGAAGTAATCGTCAGCGCTGGAAGTCTGAATTCACCCCAACTCCTTGAGCTGTCTGGTATTGGCGCCGCAGATCTGTTGCAAAAACACAATATCCCTGTGGTGCTCGACCTGCCTGCAGTCGGAGAGAATCTCCAAGATCATTGCATGTCAACCGTTAACTTCGAAGTGGCAGACCCACAGACCTCCGCAGACATCGCGCGGGATCCAAAGGTCGTCCAGTCTCTGGTCGAACTCTATGAAAAGACACGTACTGGTCCTATGACCGGCATTCCCGTCAGTGTGGCCTATTTACCATTGGTTGACCACAATGGACAAGTCCAGCGCGAACAAATAGACGATCTGTTGGCTCAGTATCTGGACAGCCCCCAGGTTAAACAAATCTCGCTCGGTCGGCAGCAGCAATACAAGATCCTGCGACAGATGCTCCGGGATGACCAGACGGGCTCTGCAGACTACATGTTCCTCGTAGCCCAATTCAATGCAAAGGAAGGGGTGAACACCATGAGCTATGCGCTGTCGAAGGACTTGCCCGAGAACTACATCAACATTTTGGTTCTACATAACCATCCCTTCTCTCGTGGATCTATACATATCCAATCGGCCAACGCCGGCGACAAGCCTATCTACGACCCCAAGTATCTATCTCACCCGTTAGATTTAGAGATCCTCGCCCGACACACTCAGTTCCTGGACAAGATTGCTAGTACGGAGCCTTTTAGCTCGTTACTCAAACCCGGCGCTCGGGTACCTAAGGCGGCGGTGGATCTGGCAGATCTGGACACGGCTAAGGAGGTGGTGAAAGATCGTCTGTTCCACTGCTGCCATCCAGTGGGTACATGCGCGATGATGCCTGCAGAGCTAGGCGGAGTAGTGGACACCCAGCTGAAGGTTCATGGCACACACAATTTACGAGTGGTCGACGCCAGCATCTTTCCCCTCGAACTGTCGGGCACCATTCAAGCGACGACATATGCGGTAGCTGAGCGTGCGGCGGACATCATCCGTGCAACTGCGCATTGTTAG